The DNA window gcaccaatattctgccatccacggttagatggcaaaaacaattggcaaagcctgagaattgaacccaggtcaactgcttggaaggaagctacagtttacacaagaacaccattccagagattcctgtcaaggaacattcactttcacaaagagaaatcgacaatagcggatgaacaaacatgcagTGAGATGAGGTTTCTGTCCGACTCAGTTCGGgtccttagcttctctatttctttaagtccatgtcagctcaagatatgtatctactcagttccactctgtacataaattgatgcatcggtcaaaatatagcagtgtgagtgttatcaatgtgggttggaatacttgagcttcattcTCTAAACGTTGTGATGTCTGATGCTGAGATTGCTCCCTTTCATATGGTACCTGAAGGACACGGAGCATGGACTGTGCTGATGGACTTGAAGGAGGTGGTTGAAATAGTACTGTGCCCGGTATTCACCGAAGAATCAATTCAGGATTTGCACAGGAAGATACTGGACCACCGAAACATTTCAAACTCCGGCCTCAACATCATGACATTGAACACGACCCTGACCTGATAGGGTGTTTTGGCACCGTTGTTCATTTATGGAGCGTAGGATTTGAGGGTAAACACCAGATTTTCTTTATATCTATAGATACAACTGTGAAACTTCTCTCATGTTAActgttaaatacatatatagtcACAGTTAACATAATATCATTGGCCAGTATGGGGAACGAACCCAtggccttggcgttattagcaccacgctctaaccatctgagctaaccggccagtTGCAGGAGATATTGTATTGCTGTTCTGGAGAtaaggagaggagcgagggaacaaGTTGAACAAAGGACCTTTTTTCGAACCTGGAATCTCCTGATCCGTAGTCAGGCGcgttatccattgcgccactAGCCCTATGTTTTGCTGCAAGGATTCAAGGCCTTTCTTTCTCAATTCCATCTTGCTGACTGAAACGGATCCAAATTGCAGGCACAATTGATGAAACTCCAGCTTCCTTGTGTTGAAGGAGCACAGCAGACGAATGCCTTTTAATCtcagggtccagggttcaaTTCCTGATTCAGGCGATGCTTCTATGGGAAATGCAGAGCAGAGACAATCGAGCTATGAGTAGTGCACCTCTGTGAGGAGgagtggcgctgtgagctcttcagtccctAAGGTTCCTATGACAGTAGAAGAAGAGCGattgaagctgacaggtagAGAGAAGCTGTTTCAGACTGTTTTATTGAACTCTGTCGACAGCGATCGTGCTGACTAGTttaactagtttaacttcagagatGATGGTTCAAGggtgtcatcatcatcaacccGTTTCCTTCGGCAGGTTTTGGGAATAAACTCAGAAGTTTCTAAATAAATTTTAATACTCTGGAGGTTGTGTTGTCAATGTATTACAAGAATGACAGATGTCAAGTGGCAAAAACAAAGAGTTTCACTTTTGATCACACGAATGAGCACCGACTCActttagcaaccatgctaacggttgctaacatggaggtaatgtcgtctcctaaacCCAACAAATCACTTCTTCTAATCTCCTTGAAATGAGCAGTTTGTCGCCgcaagttacaaaacacagctgatatcaggtttgtcatgtgctcaccacaaacatcagctaagacagaggaacacacacactgcatcaggttacacacatcacacctccctaggagcctggatagctcagtcggtagagcatcagacttttaatctgagggtcaagggttcaagtccctgttcagcTGATGCTTTGTGTCTGGCCAAGTTGGCTGTTTTACTGGTTGTGTATTGGTCCAGGTTGCAAAAGGACTAGATTCAGCCTCTGATACAGTCGGGCCTGACACTaccacattttattatttattaaatgtatttatataagaCAGTGGTAAGCACAAGCCTCGTTGGCTCAGTAGGCAGTGCGTCagtctcataatctgaaggtcgtGAGTTGGAGCCTCACATGGGGCactgtctttttgaaaagtggtatggatttccatttatttaagttttggaggacaagctttgcaacatgactcctaGCACGACCTTTATTTATGGTATGGTACCACggagcgatatgtgtccattttcccctcttcccgGACATCAGGACAGTTGTGGGTGATGTTTGCAACCAAGACCAGCACGATGTAGGACGGACGACTGCAGAACACGAGAAAAGTCTCTTTTGTGCTCTGATCACTGAAATGTGTGCAAAACAGGTCACTGACGACAGAAGACCAGGCCAGTTCTCAGATGTTATTGGATCGATGGttcagaggattgtcttgaagtgctggtttgttcaaaggcTGAACAACAGAAGCAACGTTTCTGTTGTTTCAACATCATATAATTGTTGATTTCATGGTGACGATGCTGTGTTTTAGCAGCTAAATGTTGTGATATCTGCCTTGCACGACCACAAACTTCACTCCTGTTTtgtgacagctttacacttccaaatccaagctacagttaatgatgtgatcGACCTCTTCCTAAACTGCCTCATTTATTCTaggtacgtcccatatggtgtcgttgtttggcccctggtatgggaaccacatcgggacgctccgatcgatcagtcaccatgatcctgatcaagccataaacccctttgggtggacTCCTGTCCCATAGGTCGTCGTATTCCTagttcttgcccaggacaaccagcgttgactattagcttggagcttctgacctGGTGATGCCACTTTGACTAAACATGTGTAATACCTgcttttgacagagatttgaatgcaaaacactgagacaagatttcagcatcagagcgattcatttatgtacaactgttttgggacacaagctttgcaacactactaagtgatgcgagccatgtgacaacacaatgtccatgtgatcggtacaatgaggtttgggacaaagaagtggaagacagtgttggtcgatgcaaagatgaaatggtgggaccttttgctctcattctctttattcatttattacctaaagcactgctaccatctttctttcacactctctctttgctgaaagACACATAGCTATCACTGACTTCAgtcacacaatccttctgcacaatcttcaaaccttgaaaactgaaaacgtttgttcacagatccacaTTTTCTTGTGCTGCAgcatgtctctgtggcgcaataggttagcgcattcggctgttaaccgaaaggttggtggttcgagcccacccagggacgtgaccagctttatcttgcagtaaaaGTTTAATTCATgtactcactctgacagacgtgaTGTTGATCAAATACAGCCCTACGTGACAAAACAGGCGTCACCAAACTGTctcagaaagggctgcaggtttttcttccaactgaGCAcagacagtttaaccaatcaggtgtcaatttggagaccccaactcttaaccatcgttccatgaacaCATGTGAACATGGGATCATCTTCTGTTATTATTGTAACAGATTTAATGTTAGATAAATGGTGTTCTGAGTTCGATGTTTGTTGTTTCGGtgagaattattattttaatttgaaaggcTATCCCGGAAGTATTCTAATCATCCACACTATGAGCTTGACGCAAGTTACCGGAGTTAAGCAATTTAATTTTGGCGTTTGACTGAGTAGGGCACAAGGTTTGTATATGTTTCCTCTGTGACTTGATATATTTTGTCTTTACTTTATTGAGACGGACAGCATGTGgggaatattttgttttagtgCGTTTGGCTTTCGACTTGACAAGCATCGCAAACTTTGCTAACGGTATGGGTCTCAGTAAATACGTGTCAAATATTTTCCGTTTATCCGTTTGTTTCAGCTCTTACGGTGATTCACCTTCAATGTTCGATGGCAATTAAAGCAGAGGTGAACATCAGTTGGAGAGACGGCTcgtctttttatttcagtcaaagaCGCCACAGTAAGAGCTTACCCGCATCTCCGACGTGCATGAACGAGAGGATTTGATGCTTCCCTGTGAAAATTCACGACATACCCATCTAAATGGAAACTTCTGATGACATAGCAATGGACATACAAAACGGGGATCTTGATGAAAACGGTGAAATTCGTAGATCCTGTCGTCCGAAGATTCCCACGGAAAGGATGCGTGAATATCAAGAGGAGGAAACTCAAAAAAGGGAAAGAAGGCTAATTCAGCTGTATGAAAAATGGAAGATGGAGGCAAGATCAGCTAGGAAGCAATTGAAGTTAGACTTGGATGAAAGTGAAATAGTGTCACTCATTGACAACCTGGAGAAATGTAAGGAAGATGTTGATAACATCTATATTAAGATAAGGAAATATATTTCTCCAAGCAATGAAACGAGACGGCGTGTTGATGCATGTGAAGCCGTCACAAGGGACATTATGAAGATAGCTCAGGAACGACTTGTTGGCCTAGACGGAGATTACGATCCAGAAACTGTGAAGCACCGCCTTCATGAGCTTTCAAAGTGTGATTACGCTCACTCAATTTATGGTTCAACAGTGTCACCCTCCAGTCTACACTCAAGCAGTTCAAGTCAAAGTTCCATTCTAGCAGCCAAAAGaacagaagctgcagcagaactTGCAGCCAAGGAAGCTGAGTATGAAGGGAAATTAAAGGAGGAAATGCAAAGACAAAGAATACAACGTTTGGAAGAACAACAGAAAAGAGAACTGCTAGATCAGAAAGGCGAGTTAGACAGACTTAAAGCAGAGGCTGACATCAGGGCTGCAAGAGCAAGATTGGAAGTGTACAATCAAGAAGTCAACGTACACTCCTATGATTACGAAACTAAAACGTATGAGAGAGTGTTTCTTGAACGTCCTGTACAATCAACACCAGGCCAGCACCACTCTAAAGCTCTGCCAGCTTCACCTCCTCCGCCCGCAGATGTGTCATTTCTGGCTCAAGCACTACAAGACAGCATCGCCCTGAACCGGCTACCAATGCCTGAACCTACCGTTTTCTCTGGCGACCCGATACAGTTCAATGAATGGAAGGCCTCATTCGTATCTCTCATTGACAGGAAGAATATTTCATCAGCCGAAAAACTTCACTATCTGAGAAGATACGTCAGTGGTGAAGCTCGAAAAACACTGGAAGGCATTTTCtacagagatgatgatgatgcatatAAGGATGCCTGGCTTCGTCTCAACCACAGGTACGGTCAGCCCTTTACTATTCAAAGAGCAATcagagaaaaactgaaaaactggcCAAAACTCCAGCCCAAAGATGCAGGAGGATTCAGAGCATTAGCAGACTTTCTCCAAACATGTCTGGAAGCCATTCCTCATGTCAAGGGTTTAAACATATTAAATGATTGTGAGGAGAATCAAAAATTAGTCAAGAAACTACCAGATTGGGCCGCATCACGCTGGAACCGACATGTCACTCAGGTGATCAATGAAAGGCAGGAATTTCCAGAATTCAAGGAATTTGTCTCATTCATGCATATGGAAGCTGAGATTGCGTGTAATCCCATAACTTCCTTTCACGCACTGAATTCAAGTGAGACGCATGCAGACAAACTCCCATCAAAGGAGAGAAGAAACAGGTCCAATGTTCTCCATACACAGACCTCCACGGAAACTCATCcaccttcaaaaacaaatgcaaacccTCTGTGCATGTTCTGTCTCAGTATTAGCCATCGTCTACACCGATGTCCAAACTTCAGACGCACCTCACTAGATGAAAGGCGAGAATTTGTGAAAGACAAACGTCTCTGTTTTGGTTGTCTAAAACCTGGACACAGTGCGAAGGAGTGCCACCGCAAACATATCTGCGACAACTGTAAAGGAAGACATCCAACTCAGCTCCATGATGACAACTTCTGCAAAGGGAAACCAAAGCTTGTGTCACCCCAACCGGACATGGAAACGGCAACAACACAGTCTCTGCACACAAGAACTGAAGACTCATCGATCCACACATCCATGATTGTTCCAGTTTGGATCTCTTTAAGCCACAATCCAGTTACAGAGAAGCTAGTTTATGCTCTTCTGGACACTCAAAGTGACACTGTCTTCATTGATGAAGAGGTCGGTCATAGTCTTCAAGCAGAGACACAGCCTGTAAAGTTAAAGATGACAACGATGATGGGGAGAGATGAGGTAATGAATAGTGAAAGGATTACGGGTCTCAGAGTGCGAGGCTATAATTCATCAACCTACATCGATCTACCACCAGCTTACAGCCGAGACTGCATTCCAATTAGTCGAGCACACATTCCTACGTGTGAAACGGCAAGACAGTGGAACCATCTTCAACAAATCGCTCAAGAGATTCCACCACCACTAAAATGTGACGTTGGTCTTCTAATCGGCTACAACTGCTCTCAAGCGTTAGCACCACGACAAGTGATTCTGGGAGGAGATAATGAGCCTTATGCAGTTCGAACTGATTTGGGTTGGAGTGTTGTTGGTGGTTCATCATTCCATAACAAATCTGGCATCAACAGCATTTGCCACAGAGTTGCTGTCAAGGAACATCCCCCGGTGACACCACTAGATGTTATTAAGGTTCTGGAGTCTGATTTCAAGGACACAGACAAGAGTGAAAATTCGTTCTGTCAAGATGACATTCTCTTTCTCAATATAATGAGGGAAAACATCAGCAAAAATGATCAAGGACATTATGAAATGCCGCTACCATTTAAGGAAAGACCACATCTCCCGAACAACAGACAACTTGCAGTCGTGCGACTAGGCCACCTGAAAAAGAAATTACTGAGGGATGAAATGTACAAAGAACATTATGTGAAGTTCATGAGTGAAGTCATTGACAGAGGTGATGCAGAAGAAGTGCACCAAGGTGGAAAGGAAGGAGAAAGGTGGTACATTCCACACCATGGAGTTTATCACGCCAAAAAACCAAGTAAGCTCCGTGTGGTCTTCGACTGTTCTGCAAGATACCAAGGAACAAGCCTCAATGAACATCTTCTTCGAGGTCCTGATCTCATGAACAGTCTGATTGGCATTCTTCTGAGATTCAGACAACACCATATTGCCGTGATGAGTGATGTTGAAAAGATGTTTCATCAGTTTCATGTGCCTGAACCTGACAGAGACTACCTACGTTTCCTTTGGTGGAAAAATGGAGATCTTACAGCAGAGCCTTCCGAATACAGAATGAAGGTCCATCTCTTTGGTGCAGCATCATCGCCTGGATGTGCCAACTACGGACTCAAACATCTGGCAAAGGAGAACCAAGGTCAGTTTCCTCTTGGATCACAGTATATCATGAAAGACTTTTATGTTGACGATGGTGTTACAAGTGTAGCAGATGCGAGCCAAGCTGTTCAGCTTGCACAGGAGGCAACACAACTGTGTGCTTTAGGTGGTCTAAGACTCCATAAATTTGTGTCCAACAGCAAGCTTGTTCTTGAAAGTTTACCACAGTCTGAATGTGCCATTCACTTACAAGATCTTGATTTGAATCTCAATGAGCCCAAAACAGAACGAGCTCTGGGGATACATTGGCACCCTGAGTCTGACACTTTGAGATTTCAAAACTACCTGAAAGGACAACCTGAATCACGGCGTGGGATACTGTCCacagttgcctcaatttacgaCCCACTTGGTCTAATCGCTCCAGTCTTGcttgttggaaaaagagtgcTTCAGGAGACTTGTAAACGTGGAATTAGCTGGGATGAACCACTTGTCAGCCCACTACAAGCTACGTGGGAACAATGGAAAGGTGAGCTGAATAGACTGAATTCAATCTCAGTTGCTCGTTGTTTCATTCCCTCTGACTTTGGACACACAGTAAAAAGAGAGCTACATCACTTTTCTGATGCTAGCACATATGGGTATGGCCAATGCTCATACCTACGACTGTTAAATGATGCAGGAGATGTCCACTGTACTCTGATTATGGCCAAGTCCAGAGTTGCGCCAATCAAAGTTGTAACGGTCCCCAGACTAGAACTGACTGCAGCAGTTGTTTCAGTTTCAATCAGTCACATATTGAAGGAAGAACTTGATCTTGAGGGAGCTGAGGAGTACTTTTGGACGGATTCCAAAGTCGTCTTGGGTTACATCAACAATGAGGCTCGACGTTTTCATACATTTGTCTCAAACAGAGTACAGAAAATACGCCTCATGACCAGCCCGCAGCAATGGCGATACATATCGTCAGAAGAAAACCCTGCTGACCTCGCCTCCCGGGGCTCCACTGCAGACCAACTCGTTACTTCAGGCTGGTTTTCAGGACCGCAGTTTCTATGGCAAAGGGAGCTACCTCCGGAAATAGAGTTCATACCTGATGTACAAATTGGAGACCCTGAAGTGAAAGGCGTACAACCTCTCAATGTACAGTGTACTGAGCAAACAAATCTGTTGGAGAAACTCTCAAAGTTCTCCTCTTGGAGCAAGGTCACTCAAGCAATCGCTCGTCTAATCCGCCGTGCCAAGGGTGACACATCAACGGACCTCAGCACTGttcaggagagagaggaagcaaaATGTTTAATCATCCAGCGTCTACAAGTGCAAGAATATTCACAAGAGATTcacaaaacactgaaaagaGGAATTCTACTGTCACCACAGAGTCAACTTTACAAGTTTGATGCCTTTCTTGATCAGGACGGAATACTCAAGGTGGGAGGACGACTTAGAAATTCATCTCTCCCAACATTTCAAAAGCATCCAACTTTGCTTCCAAAGAATCACCACATCACCAAGCTGATCATTGCTCATTATCACTCGACGATCAAGCATCAAGGAAAAGGCATGACAATGAACGAGATCAGAGCCAACGGGTATTGGATTCCAGGTCTTAACGGAACAGTCGCATCACTAATTCATCACTGCGTCACATGTCGAAAGCTAAGAGGAAGCACAGAAGAGCAGAGAATGGCTGATTTACCATCTGAACGTTTGGATCCTTCACCACCATTCACATACTGTGGAATGGACTGCTTCGGTCCTTTTCTCACGAAACAAGGACGAAAGACAAACAAGAGATATGGACTCTTATTTACTTGCCTGTATTCTCGTGCAATCCATATTGAGATGTTGGTGGACATGTCATCTGATGCATTCATCAACGCCCTTCGATGTTTTATTGCTCTGAGAGGAACTGTGCGTCAGATAAGGTGTGATCATGGCAGTAATTTTGTCGGCGCAAAGCATGAACTCACTCAAGCTCTAAAGGAACTTGACTGCAACAGACTGGCTACCTATTTAGCGGAGAGACAGTGTGACTTTAAAATGAATGCTCCCCATGCCAGTCACGCAGGAGGTGTATGGGAGCGACAAATCCGAACAGTCAGAAATGTTCTCAGTGCTACACTTTCGCTCTCATCTAACAGATTAGACGATAGTTCACTGCGGACCTTCTTCTACGAAGCTATGTTCATTGTGAACAGTCGCCCCCTCACAGTTGAAAACCTCAGTGATCCAAACAGCCTTGAACCACTAACGCCTAATCATCTAATCACCATGAAATCATCTGTGGCTTTACCTCCACCTGGCAAGTTCATCAAAGAGGACATGTATGCTCGAAAGCGATAGCGTCGCGTTCAGTTTCTCTCCGAACAGTTTTGGAGTCGATGGAAGGGGGAATATTTGAGCAACATCTCGACACGTCAACGTTGGTACAAAATAAGAAGGAATCTTCGTGTAGGAGACATTGTCCTGGAGAAGACACTGGACCATCCACGAAGTGAATGGAAATTGTCAAAGGTGGTTCAGACAGTGACGGACAAGGACGGACTCGTAAGAAGAGTGAAGATACAAGTTGCTGATCAGAAGATTGGGCCAGATGGACAACGTTTTGGCAAGATATCAGTTGTGGAACGACCAGTTCATAAGTTGATCCTTCTGGTGGAGACTGCATAATTGACAATGTTATTTAGAGACATATCCTTAATAAGTGATGTTTAACGGATATTAATGACATCATCTAAAGTGGACTGAAAGCATTTAAGTAAATCATTCGTTTATTTATGTGAATCAGAGTTACACTCATGATTGGTGGGAGTGTAACAGATTTAATGTTAGATAAATGGTGTTCTGAGTTCGATGTTTGTTGTTTCGGtgagaattattattttaatttgaaaggcTATCCCGGAAGTATTCTAATCATCCACACTATGAGCTTGACGCAAGTTACCCGAGTTAAGCAATTTAATTTTGGCGTTTGACTGAGTAGGGCACAAGGTTTGTATATGTTTCCTCTGTGACTTGATATATTTTGTCTTTACTTTATTGAGACGGACAGCATGTGgggaatattttgttttagtgCGTTTGGCTTTCGACTTGACAAGCATAGCGAACTTTGCTAACGGTATGGGTCTCAGTAAATACGTGTCAAATATTTTCCGTTTATCCGTTTGTTTCAGCTCTTACAGTGATTCACCTTCAATGTTCGACGGCAATTAAAGCAGAGGTGAACATCAGTTGGAGAGACGGCTcgtctttttatttcagtcaaagaCGCCacaattatgattattattataaatataatatccacACAGACAGTCCCTTGTCCCATGATCATAGACACGGTTCATCAtacctgaagctgtgtgtgcatggTGCTACTTGTGCTGTTTGAGTGGTTTTACAGATATCTTTGACAGTTGAAATCTCATCTGAACTGCTGAATGtgtcccatatggtctagcggtcaggattcctggttctcacccaggcggcccgggttcgactcccggtatgggaaAGCGACGATCATTATGCTCTGTTGATGTTGTTTAATGACAGATTGTTGTTATTACTCACCTCTTCCAAACCTCCCTTAACTCGAGAGAATGCAGGCATAAATCCCACCACGTCTCACACACTAAATGAGAACTCTAACATATTCATTTGATACTTTTGTTGTCGAACCTGTGTAAGTGTAAATAAACACGTCGACTAACAACCACTGCCTCAGACAGCTGGTGTCAGTCTAACCAGTGAGAAGATCTTTAGTTCGGGTCTGATCGCAGTGTACTATctatttcagatttatgaaacttctgaaatcgAAAGACATCCATCACACACATCATACAatcacatacaatatttatgatcatcaaaccaaacaaaaaaagattttctttttccaataaCATAAAGTGCTGCACCAAAGAAaggacagaaatatgttttctccatggaagcttttaaacctcaaacaaattgtcctgatatttaaaaggtttggtttgtcttggaaagaaatcaatgcagatatatgtatgaatgtCTGTATCTTGTGCTGGCCAGCTAAATAACATTAGTTCTGAGGagctcttgtgtttgtgagcagagTATCAAGCATTGGTGCTCAATCTGACCTGAACTTGTCCTCCGCGACCATCTGAAGATCTCTTCCTTTTAAATGCAGTCTAAAGTCCAATGTTTATCTACGAGGGAGATGCAAACATGTTGAACAGACGATGGATGGCAACTCGTCAGAAGTTCGGATCACCTGTATCACATGTGTCTCCTTCATCGTTGCTGCAGCGTCTAAGGACCCCGCCTCCCCAGTAGAGCACTGGTAACCAGTGTTGGTTAATCACGCCCACagtccactatactaacaaggatcctgtcagcagtgtttagcgttcacatctctgtcaaaagagttttgtggttcattctttttatatttcaggaatattttatcCGACTGTCCATTGTGTGGGGACAAGGCTgggaatattctttaaaaacacctgggaaattataagatccagagaaatgatcccaggaagagttttattggtggaatgtttttactggaacaagaaagtgagaatcatgaatgtgttcactcctccagactctgcctagTTCAATGTCATCATGACATCAGAAGTTCCCCTATTGAGCAGGAATCAAGATAACGGTTGCTcacatggaggtaatgtcgtctcctaaaaccaacaagtcacgtCTTCCAATCTCCTTGAGGGAACTAACGATGAAAATGACCTGATTCAAGGAAGTTGAGgaaaatgagcagtttgtcgccgcgagttacaaaacacagctgatatcaggtttgtcatgtgctcaccacaaacatcggctaagacacaggaacacacacactgcatcaggttacacacatcacacctcccaaggagcctggatagctcagtcggtagagcatcagacttttaatctgagggtccagggttcaagtccctgttcaggcgatgcTTTGTCACTGGCCAAGTTGGCTGTTTCACTGGTTGTGTGTTGGTCCAGGTTTCAAAAGGACTTGGTTCAGGCTATGATACGGTCGGGGCTCAGCTCTGACTCACTGATTGCATCTTGTTGAATCAGCTGGGTGAGATAAAACACAAAGTTCCAATAACACtgccatgttttattattatttattagatgTGTTTATATTCGACAGATGTGGTGCAAACAAGCCTCGTTGGCAcagtaggcagcgcgtcagtctcataatctgaaggtcgtgagttcgagcctcaGTGACTTTTTAAAAGTGATATGGattttcattccattcatttACGTTCAACTGTTTTGGGGGACAAGCTCTGCAACATGACTCCAAATCTTCAGTCATCTTCCACTTTCAATATTAACCATGTCATATTtgcatttctgtttttacactcttgtCTCGTATATACTGTAGTATTGCGATGATTCTAAAGTATATggagaagtgtttttgttttggattataAAAACAGTGTACAGCAGGCTTTTCTGAGCTCCCACCCATCAGTCCACCTGTAGCACAAGAGTGATGTGTCAGTTGATCAATACTGTTGTCCAACAAAATGTTCAACAAAACTCCTTTTGATACTTTGctaacattcagttcaatcaattTTCTACTCTGGTTAAATAAAGGAGTGAAATCAGATGGTATGACTCACAACTTTTAGGATCTTTATCTTTCTTATGTGAGATTCTCCCATTctgaaatgattcctcaaacaTCCTCCATAGAACGGGACAGAGCTTTTCCTTAAACCTTTTTACAGAACGCTGCTGTGAAGCCACTGGGGCCAGAGACCTCACCGCTCTGCATTGATAATTGCTGCTTGGAGTCCCATCACTTCAATTCACCCACATATGTCTAACACAGTGAGTTGATGTCTTTGTTGTAGAACCTGCTGTCAGTCTGAATAAACACATTAGAGCCACCTTGACTGACTGAGACAGCTTGTGTCAGCTGATGGGATTTCTGTTAACATTGACCAGTTACTGCCAGTGttcttttaaaagaaaaaaacatgttgagcCTCAACCAAGCTCTAATACAAATACATGGCTGCAAAGATTTTCAAGTTTTAAGGTTGGGATGTGCAATATCCTGTCATTAAAACAGTGAGTCAGTGGAGCATGAGGCATGTGATCTCAGGGGCTGGTGTCAGGCaaatacagaagaggagaggccTCTGTGAGGAGCTTCACTGAGGGATGAG is part of the Synchiropus splendidus isolate RoL2022-P1 chromosome 10, RoL_Sspl_1.0, whole genome shotgun sequence genome and encodes:
- the LOC128765925 gene encoding uncharacterized protein LOC128765925 isoform X2, which produces MKIAQERLVGLDGDYDPETVKHRLHELSKCDYAHSIYGSTVSPSSLHSSSSSQSSILAAKRTEAAAELAAKEAEYEGKLKEEMQRQRIQRLEEQQKRELLDQKGELDRLKAEADIRAARARLEVYNQEVNVHSYDYETKTYERVFLERPVQSTPGQHHSKALPASPPPPADVSFLAQALQDSIALNRLPMPEPTVFSGDPIQFNEWKASFVSLIDRKNISSAEKLHYLRRYVSGEARKTLEGIFYRDDDDAYKDAWLRLNHRYGQPFTIQRAIREKLKNWPKLQPKDAGGFRALADFLQTCLEAIPHVKGLNILNDCEENQKLVKKLPDWAASRWNRHVTQVINERQEFPEFKEFVSFMHMEAEIACNPITSFHALNSSETHADKLPSKERRNRSNVLHTQTSTETHPPSKTNANPLCMFCLSISHRLHRCPNFRRTSLDERREFVKDKRLCFGCLKPGHSAKECHRKHICDNCKGRHPTQLHDDNFCKGKPKLVSPQPDMETATTQSLHTRTEDSSIHTSMIVPVWISLSHNPVTEKLVYALLDTQSDTVFIDEEVGHSLQAETQPVKLKMTTMMGRDEVMNSERITGLRVRGYNSSTYIDLPPAYSRDCIPISRAHIPTCETARQWNHLQQIAQEIPPPLKCDVGLLIGYNCSQALAPRQVILGGDNEPYAVRTDLGWSVVGGSSFHNKSGINSICHRVAVKEHPPVTPLDVIKVLESDFKDTDKSENSFCQDDILFLNIMRENISKNDQGHYEMPLPFKERPHLPNNRQLAVVRLGHLKKKLLRDEMYKEHYVKFMSEVIDRGDAEEVHQGGKEGERWYIPHHGVYHAKKPSKLRVVFDCSARYQGTSLNEHLLRVSCA
- the LOC128765925 gene encoding uncharacterized protein LOC128765925 isoform X1, coding for MKIAQERLVGLDGDYDPETVKHRLHELSKCDYAHSIYGSTVSPSSLHSSSSSQSSILAAKRTEAAAELAAKEAEYEGKLKEEMQRQRIQRLEEQQKRELLDQKGELDRLKAEADIRAARARLEVYNQEVNVHSYDYETKTYERVFLERPVQSTPGQHHSKALPASPPPPADVSFLAQALQDSIALNRLPMPEPTVFSGDPIQFNEWKASFVSLIDRKNISSAEKLHYLRRYVSGEARKTLEGIFYRDDDDAYKDAWLRLNHSISHRLHRCPNFRRTSLDERREFVKDKRLCFGCLKPGHSAKECHRKHICDNCKGRHPTQLHDDNFCKGKPKLVSPQPDMETATTQSLHTRTEDSSIHTSMIVPVWISLSHNPVTEKLVYALLDTQSDTVFIDEEVGHSLQAETQPVKLKMTTMMGRDEVMNSERITGLRVRGYNSSTYIDLPPAYSRDCIPISRAHIPTCETARQWNHLQQIAQEIPPPLKCDVGLLIGYNCSQALAPRQVILGGDNEPYAVRTDLGWSVVGGSSFHNKSGINSICHRVAVKEHPPVTPLDVIKVLESDFKDTDKSENSFCQDDILFLNIMRENISKNDQGHYEMPLPFKERPHLPNNRQLAVVRLGHLKKKLLRDEMYKEHYVKFMSEVIDRGDAEEVHQGGKEGERWYIPHHGVYHAKKPSKLRVVFDCSARYQGTSLNEHLLRGPDLMNSLIGILLRFRQHHIAVMSDVEKMFHQFHVPEPDRDYLRFLWWKNGDLTAEPSEYRMKVHLFGAASSPGCANYGLKHLAKENQGQFPLGSQYIMKDFYVDDGVTSVADASQAVQLAQEATQLCALGGLRLHKFVSNSKLVLESLPQSECAIHLQDLDLNLNEPKTERALGIHWHPESDTLRFQNYLKGQPESRRGILSTVASIYDPLGLIAPVLLVGKRVLQETCKRGISWDEPLVSPLQATWEQWKGELNRLNSISVARCFIPSDFGHTVKRELHHFSDASTYGYGQCSYLRLLNDAGDVHCTLIMAKSRVAPIKVVTVPRLELTAAVVSVSISHILKEELDLEGAEEYFWTDSKVVLGYINNEARRFHTFVSNRVQKIRLMTSPQQWRYISSEENPADLASRGSTADQLVTSGWFSGPQFLWQRELPPEIEFIPDVQIGDPEVKGVQPLNVQCTEQTNLLEKLSKFSSWSKVTQAIARLIRRAKGDTSTDLSTVQEREEAKCLIIQRLQVQEYSQEIHKTLKRGILLSPQSQLYKFDAFLDQDGILKVGGRLRNSSLPTFQKHPTLLPKNHHITKLIIAHYHSTIKHQGKGMTMNEIRANGYWIPGLNGTVASLIHHCVTCRKLRGSTEEQRMADLPSERLDPSPPFTYCGMDCFGPFLTKQGRKTNKRYGLLFTCLYSRAIHIEMLVDMSSDAFINALRCFIALRGTVRQIRCDHGSNFVGAKHELTQALKELDCNRLATYLAERQCDFKMNAPHASHAGGVWERQIRTVRNVLSATLSLSSNRLDDSSLRTFFYEAMFIVNSRPLTVENLSDPNSLEPLTPNHLITMKSSVALPPPGKFIKEDMYARKR